A portion of the Candidatus Sericytochromatia bacterium genome contains these proteins:
- a CDS encoding transcriptional regulator has protein sequence MILGSDVIYDALIARFVPRALHDEQDYEQAIAIIEGLLAKPELHPSEQEYLSLITQLVAAYEASNDPVADVSGVEMVRFLMDQHNLKQKDLVDIFKTPSILSEVLSGKRELNKSHIEGLARRFQVSPAVFFETV, from the coding sequence ATGATCCTTGGCTCTGACGTCATCTACGACGCGCTCATCGCCCGCTTCGTCCCGCGGGCGCTGCACGACGAGCAAGATTATGAGCAGGCCATCGCGATCATCGAGGGCTTGCTGGCCAAACCGGAACTCCATCCCTCGGAGCAGGAATACCTGAGCCTGATCACCCAGCTGGTGGCTGCCTATGAAGCGTCGAACGATCCAGTTGCCGACGTGAGCGGGGTCGAGATGGTCCGGTTCCTCATGGACCAGCACAACCTGAAGCAGAAGGACCTCGTCGACATCTTCAAGACGCCGTCGATCCTCTCGGAGGTGCTCTCCGGCAAGCGGGAGCTGAACAAGTCCCACATCGAAGGCCTCGCAAGGAGGTTTCAGGTCTCACCAGCGGTTTTCTTCGAGACGGTCTGA
- a CDS encoding helix-turn-helix transcriptional regulator: MPKAKPLDALKAKLDPAVVADAAKETDTMLRQMALAELREARKLTQMNLARTLGVGQGAVSKIEKRTDMYLSSLESYIKAMGGQFRMIASFPDGEVEIKLLSDLDNPDQATA; this comes from the coding sequence ATGCCAAAGGCTAAGCCGCTCGATGCGCTCAAGGCGAAGCTCGACCCTGCGGTCGTGGCAGACGCCGCGAAGGAAACCGACACGATGCTTCGGCAGATGGCCCTCGCGGAGTTGCGGGAGGCAAGAAAGCTCACGCAGATGAACCTGGCCCGGACGCTGGGCGTCGGTCAGGGCGCCGTGTCGAAGATCGAGAAGCGGACGGACATGTACCTGAGCTCGCTCGAGAGCTACATCAAGGCCATGGGCGGTCAGTTCCGCATGATCGCGAGCTTCCCGGACGGGGAGGTCGAGATCAAGCTCCTGTCCGACCTCGACAACCCGGATCAGGCCACGGCCTAG
- a CDS encoding type II toxin-antitoxin system HigB family toxin — protein MHIISRRKLADFFAANAAAQKPLEAWFKIVSQASWSNFVELRQTFPSADLVGRLTVFNLGGNKFRLIAKVTYRVGPTNGTVFLRSILTHAEYDKGGWKHDPWL, from the coding sequence ATGCACATCATCTCCCGCCGCAAGCTGGCCGACTTCTTCGCTGCCAACGCCGCCGCCCAGAAACCGCTCGAAGCCTGGTTCAAGATCGTCAGCCAGGCCTCGTGGAGCAACTTCGTCGAGCTCCGGCAGACCTTTCCCTCGGCAGACCTGGTGGGGCGGCTCACGGTGTTCAACCTGGGCGGGAACAAGTTCAGGCTGATCGCCAAGGTGACTTACCGCGTGGGACCCACGAATGGGACAGTCTTCCTTCGCAGCATCCTGACGCACGCGGAATACGACAAGGGAGGGTGGAAGCATGATCCTTGGCTCTGA
- a CDS encoding response regulator transcription factor codes for MKTVLIADDDEKLRFIIELNLNMAGYQVVSATNGVEALRAAREHEPDLIILDVMMPQMDGLTVCRTLREEPGYPDSSILFLTARDQLTDKGLGFDAGGDDYLVKPFAPQELLWRCEALLRRLRRPALVEHERVCGRLRLLPATYEVEVDGERRTLTRIEFLLLSCLADAEGEVVPNGVLQLRVWGHEDDSSLAALRVHVNRLRQSLEPDPGAPRFVRTVRGRGYQLVPD; via the coding sequence ATGAAGACAGTGCTCATCGCCGATGACGACGAGAAGCTTCGCTTCATCATCGAACTGAACCTGAACATGGCCGGCTACCAGGTGGTCTCCGCCACGAACGGTGTGGAGGCGCTTCGGGCTGCCCGCGAGCACGAGCCAGACCTGATCATCCTCGACGTCATGATGCCCCAGATGGACGGCCTCACCGTCTGCCGCACCCTGCGCGAGGAGCCTGGGTACCCGGACAGCTCCATCCTGTTCCTGACGGCTCGGGACCAGCTGACAGACAAGGGCCTGGGCTTCGATGCCGGTGGCGACGACTACCTTGTCAAGCCCTTCGCGCCGCAGGAACTGCTTTGGCGGTGCGAGGCCCTGCTCAGGCGCCTGCGGCGGCCGGCGTTGGTGGAGCACGAGCGCGTCTGCGGGCGGCTGCGTTTGTTGCCGGCGACCTACGAGGTGGAGGTCGACGGGGAGCGTCGGACGCTCACCCGGATCGAGTTTCTCCTTCTCAGTTGCCTGGCCGACGCCGAGGGGGAGGTCGTGCCGAATGGGGTGTTGCAGCTACGCGTCTGGGGCCACGAAGATGACAGCAGCCTCGCGGCGCTTCGGGTCCATGTGAACCGCCTGCGCCAGAGCCTCGAGCCCGACCCCGGGGCGCCCCGGTTTGTCCGGACCGTGCGCGGGCGTGGCTACCAGCTGGTGCCCGACTGA